In Halanaeroarchaeum sp. HSR-CO, one DNA window encodes the following:
- a CDS encoding MBL fold metallo-hydrolase, whose product MIRNLAADIQVFTSNVFLIEGERTVLVDPGANFDVVTRLEEAVDSLDAIVLTHTHPDHVENTESVASSFDVDVWGHDPQHPLVDEQIADGDVIQIGDHEYHAVHTPGHKNDHLCFYAESAGILFAGDLVFGGGGFGRTDLDEGDRPTLVRSIERILELVDEDLGVLHSGHGPSVTDRPYEDIEMAYRMARV is encoded by the coding sequence ATGATCCGAAATCTCGCCGCGGACATTCAGGTGTTCACTAGTAACGTCTTTCTCATCGAGGGTGAACGAACCGTCCTCGTCGATCCGGGTGCGAACTTCGACGTCGTTACACGCCTCGAAGAAGCCGTCGATTCCCTGGATGCGATCGTTCTTACACACACCCATCCCGACCACGTAGAGAACACCGAATCGGTCGCGAGTTCGTTCGACGTCGACGTCTGGGGACACGATCCACAGCATCCCCTGGTGGACGAACAAATCGCCGATGGTGACGTGATACAGATCGGTGACCACGAGTATCACGCAGTCCATACACCGGGACACAAGAACGACCACCTCTGTTTCTACGCGGAGAGCGCGGGGATCCTATTCGCGGGTGACCTCGTCTTCGGGGGTGGAGGATTTGGACGGACCGATCTGGATGAAGGGGATCGCCCGACCCTCGTCCGGAGCATCGAGCGTATTCTCGAACTGGTGGACGAAGATCTCGGTGTTCTCCACAGCGGCCACGGTCCCAGCGTCACTGACCGACCCTACGAGGACATCGAGATGGCGTATCGGATGGCGAGAGTGTAG
- a CDS encoding HVO_2922 family protein, whose translation MGATFEVYEDAGGQWRWRLRHDNGNIIADSGEGYATLQKAKQGIESVKTNAPGAPIERE comes from the coding sequence ATGGGCGCAACGTTCGAAGTGTACGAGGATGCCGGCGGACAGTGGCGGTGGCGACTCCGACACGACAACGGGAACATCATCGCGGATTCTGGTGAAGGGTACGCGACACTACAGAAGGCCAAACAGGGAATCGAGAGTGTGAAGACGAACGCTCCTGGGGCACCGATCGAGCGAGAGTAG
- a CDS encoding DNA-binding protein, whose amino-acid sequence MSRESDPQAIVDALTATIDAFNEEGYGVPTREDAINSDADWKTQLTKACRLLAAVDTLSDQGFYTATIELCFGATERSVEAYALAEGGDDLEDFHDHTTCYDRATALGLLSEPTTRDLRQLYDTNRTDSYYGGRRPTARQADTMQQLARSVHEYVTDQIREGGVCVCDSLD is encoded by the coding sequence ATGAGTAGGGAATCAGACCCGCAAGCAATCGTAGACGCTCTCACCGCAACCATCGACGCATTCAACGAAGAAGGATACGGTGTCCCGACGCGCGAAGACGCAATCAATTCCGACGCCGACTGGAAAACCCAGCTGACGAAAGCATGCCGGCTGCTGGCGGCGGTCGATACACTCTCCGATCAAGGCTTCTACACCGCGACAATCGAACTGTGCTTCGGCGCGACCGAACGCTCCGTCGAAGCCTACGCCCTAGCTGAAGGCGGCGACGATCTCGAGGACTTTCACGACCACACCACCTGCTACGACCGCGCAACCGCCCTCGGCCTCCTCTCCGAGCCAACGACACGTGACCTCCGGCAACTGTACGACACCAACCGCACAGACAGTTACTACGGCGGCCGACGTCCGACAGCACGCCAAGCAGACACAATGCAGCAACTCGCTCGCAGCGTCCACGAGTACGTCACCGACCAGATCCGGGAAGGCGGGGTTTGCGTCTGTGACTCTCTGGATTGA
- a CDS encoding transposase, producing MSWNRGPPTQLRKEALRNWIHDLYDFGVFEPLRFDKSNKGDSFAFGSVIGLFATAAAEKRSLYQASFAAEWDTDPQLVPNGETVRSTINEKNIEIIYRQFKDSYLQLLHYLSTNYPDGKPRPAAIDDTVVPAADENEWTDEYSTGYREPSLKNVDYVHKYTLGGFIGDNNRIVFGVHPKKTDEYAGGELIHRVMRPPVFNSEHDISTVVADRGFVGAPQIDAFRAVAKPNFLILAKQQHEPGLLTHLTPMDTDGGTLWALETYLNKLKSKPNLYVIDRHPNERSSPQRKQRAYLTDMDIDHINPYQIKLRYRQRRRIEETIREIKYEFAIPTNNASPELAFYLFSISTLFYNLSNIINNYSSPKYDIPLGVMYNKQSNIVAADVLKAIQDVAFLRAKQDD from the coding sequence ATGAGCTGGAATAGGGGGCCGCCAACCCAACTCCGGAAAGAAGCGTTGAGAAATTGGATTCATGACCTCTACGACTTCGGTGTCTTTGAGCCTCTGCGGTTTGATAAAAGCAATAAGGGCGATTCGTTTGCATTTGGCTCTGTTATAGGTCTCTTCGCAACAGCCGCAGCGGAAAAGAGAAGCTTGTACCAGGCTTCGTTTGCCGCTGAATGGGATACAGATCCCCAATTAGTGCCAAATGGTGAGACCGTTCGATCAACGATTAATGAAAAGAATATTGAGATCATATATCGCCAATTCAAAGATTCATATTTGCAGCTGTTACACTATTTATCCACGAATTATCCAGACGGGAAACCCCGACCGGCTGCTATCGATGATACAGTTGTTCCTGCTGCAGATGAAAACGAATGGACGGATGAGTACTCCACCGGATATCGCGAACCATCTCTCAAGAATGTCGACTACGTTCACAAATATACACTGGGAGGATTCATCGGCGACAATAATCGCATTGTATTCGGAGTCCACCCGAAAAAGACGGACGAGTACGCGGGTGGCGAACTAATCCACCGGGTGATGAGACCGCCAGTGTTCAATTCAGAACATGACATCTCGACGGTAGTGGCCGATAGGGGGTTCGTCGGCGCACCACAAATCGACGCATTTCGTGCTGTCGCGAAACCGAATTTCCTCATTTTAGCCAAACAACAACATGAACCTGGATTACTGACACACCTAACCCCAATGGATACCGATGGTGGTACGCTTTGGGCCCTCGAAACCTATCTGAATAAATTGAAATCAAAACCGAATTTGTATGTTATTGATAGACATCCAAATGAACGTAGTAGCCCCCAAAGAAAACAACGCGCGTATTTGACTGATATGGATATCGATCATATCAATCCATACCAGATTAAACTACGCTATCGTCAGCGTCGGCGGATCGAGGAAACCATTCGAGAGATAAAATACGAATTCGCAATACCCACGAATAACGCATCTCCTGAACTTGCTTTCTATCTGTTTTCCATATCCACGCTTTTCTACAACTTATCGAACATCATTAATAACTACTCGTCGCCAAAGTATGACATCCCCCTCGGTGTCATGTATAATAAGCAATCAAATATCGTTGCTGCAGATGTGCTCAAAGCAATCCAGGATGTCGCATTCTTACGAGCGAAGCAGGATGACTAA
- a CDS encoding nucleotidyltransferase domain-containing protein gives MESRSNTGGGKGATISLDIPAQDADIFKSQAFHDILSFLTRYHTDEFSITELTDAVDYSQPTISKAVDILAANDLVTDRRDGNTRLVQINSGRLSRPDDPILHIPQAEFHTPVRTAVDELIEQLDDVVGIILYGSVARGDADRRSDIDLWVLVEADRMANQRTANRVRQDLEDQEFDTGRYAYEIDVESLPAVPNYTDELRDVLGDGLVVYDSEKFETVREMVFHGDLDE, from the coding sequence ATGGAAAGCAGATCGAATACTGGCGGAGGAAAGGGAGCGACAATATCCCTTGATATCCCCGCACAGGACGCGGACATATTCAAAAGCCAGGCCTTCCACGATATTCTCTCCTTTTTAACTCGATACCATACCGACGAGTTCTCCATCACCGAATTGACGGACGCAGTAGACTACTCCCAGCCGACCATCAGCAAGGCCGTCGATATCTTAGCCGCCAACGACCTCGTTACCGACCGGCGCGACGGGAACACGCGGCTGGTCCAAATCAACTCTGGGCGGTTATCCCGGCCGGACGATCCGATCCTGCACATCCCACAGGCCGAATTCCACACACCAGTCCGGACAGCCGTCGATGAATTAATCGAACAACTCGACGACGTCGTCGGGATTATCCTGTACGGGAGTGTCGCGCGCGGCGACGCTGACCGTCGGAGTGACATCGACCTGTGGGTCCTCGTCGAAGCCGACCGGATGGCGAATCAGCGAACCGCGAACCGAGTTCGACAAGACCTCGAAGACCAGGAATTCGACACCGGCCGGTACGCATACGAAATCGACGTCGAATCACTGCCAGCAGTCCCGAACTACACCGACGAACTCCGCGACGTCCTCGGCGACGGTCTCGTCGTCTACGACTCGGAGAAATTCGAGACCGTCCGAGAGATGGTCTTCCACGGCGATCTCGATGAGTAG
- the sod gene encoding superoxide dismutase produces MSDYELPPLPYDYDALEPHISEQVLTWHHDTHHQGYVNGWNSAEATLAENRDAGSTDGSAGAIRSVTHNGSGHILHTLFWNNMSPNGGGEPEGALRDRIEADFGSYDAWKAEFEAAASAASGWALLVYDSHSEQLRNVVVDKHDQGALWGSHPILALDVWEHSYYYDYGPDRGSFVDAFFEVVDWDDATENYKDVVTTFE; encoded by the coding sequence ATGAGCGATTACGAACTTCCACCACTGCCGTACGACTACGACGCACTGGAACCACACATCTCAGAACAGGTCCTCACCTGGCACCACGACACCCACCATCAGGGCTACGTCAACGGCTGGAACAGTGCCGAAGCAACGCTCGCCGAGAATCGCGACGCCGGATCGACCGACGGGTCCGCTGGCGCCATCCGTAGTGTCACCCACAACGGCTCGGGCCACATTCTGCACACGCTGTTCTGGAACAACATGTCCCCGAACGGGGGCGGCGAACCTGAGGGTGCCCTTCGGGACCGCATCGAAGCCGACTTCGGCTCGTACGACGCCTGGAAAGCCGAATTCGAAGCCGCCGCCTCCGCCGCCAGTGGCTGGGCACTCCTGGTGTACGACAGCCACTCCGAACAACTCCGCAACGTCGTCGTCGACAAACACGACCAGGGCGCCCTCTGGGGCAGCCACCCGATCCTGGCACTGGACGTCTGGGAGCACTCGTACTACTACGACTACGGCCCGGACCGCGGCAGCTTCGTCGACGCGTTCTTCGAAGTCGTCGACTGGGACGACGCCACGGAGAATTACAAGGACGTCGTCACGACCTTCGAGTAA
- the thyX gene encoding FAD-dependent thymidylate synthase produces MDVTLLEATQNPEELICRAARNDYMEAFNPELSFEETMETVEGDTIEEKKATLIGHLLRHGHYGPFEHAQATFAVKGCSRTCMAQITRHRHVSFDVRSMRYVSFDDVDPDDVANGELVVFPPSVTDPDWVGRKNKAGSVDEETVEQREEIFADAVQQSVQAYQDLLDLDMPPEDARFVLPLGTEVNIVFSMNIRMLMHVADMRAAADAQWEVRGMTEDVLDLAAEWAPITFEYYNENMRNRKNRLAP; encoded by the coding sequence ATGGACGTCACACTTCTCGAAGCCACACAAAACCCGGAGGAACTCATCTGCAGGGCGGCCCGAAACGACTACATGGAGGCATTCAACCCAGAGCTATCCTTCGAGGAGACGATGGAGACAGTCGAGGGCGATACCATCGAGGAGAAAAAGGCGACGCTCATCGGACACCTCCTCCGGCACGGCCACTACGGCCCGTTCGAGCACGCACAAGCGACCTTTGCCGTCAAGGGGTGCAGCAGAACCTGCATGGCCCAGATAACGCGGCATCGCCACGTTAGTTTCGACGTCAGGTCCATGCGATACGTCTCCTTCGACGACGTCGATCCGGACGACGTCGCGAATGGCGAACTCGTCGTTTTTCCGCCATCCGTCACCGACCCCGACTGGGTCGGTCGCAAGAACAAAGCCGGATCTGTCGACGAAGAGACCGTCGAACAACGCGAAGAAATCTTTGCCGACGCCGTTCAGCAGTCCGTGCAGGCCTACCAGGACCTCCTCGATCTGGACATGCCACCGGAGGACGCGCGGTTCGTTCTCCCTCTCGGAACGGAGGTCAATATCGTCTTCTCGATGAACATTCGGATGCTCATGCACGTGGCCGACATGCGGGCCGCCGCAGACGCCCAGTGGGAGGTACGCGGGATGACCGAAGACGTGCTGGACCTCGCGGCAGAGTGGGCACCGATTACATTCGAGTATTACAACGAGAATATGCGCAACCGTAAAAACAGATTAGCTCCGTGA
- a CDS encoding DUF5827 family protein, protein MPVSKSEFETLYPADFYTPPELLDEDEMYTVYEIARLLQELDPDAELEPQTEDILLDWAIPWIMVHADDLVVAEPRDDDEPGYYGVNTAE, encoded by the coding sequence ATGCCAGTGTCGAAATCCGAATTCGAGACCCTCTATCCCGCGGACTTCTACACGCCCCCCGAATTACTCGACGAAGACGAAATGTACACGGTCTACGAAATCGCTCGCCTCCTCCAGGAACTCGACCCCGACGCCGAACTCGAACCGCAGACCGAAGACATTCTTCTAGACTGGGCTATCCCGTGGATTATGGTTCACGCCGACGACCTCGTGGTCGCCGAACCCCGTGATGACGACGAACCCGGATACTATGGCGTGAACACGGCCGAGTGA